The following coding sequences are from one Zalophus californianus isolate mZalCal1 chromosome 5, mZalCal1.pri.v2, whole genome shotgun sequence window:
- the SRD5A1 gene encoding 3-oxo-5-alpha-steroid 4-dehydrogenase 1: MEPVEKLQLDALAYLQCALGLLGSVVLRRVDSAYGRYASPGLAFRVPARAAWALQELPSLAVPLCVCAGTAAERLRRAPNRILLAMFLVHYAQRSLIFPFLIRGGKPMPLYTFVLAFMFCIYNGYLQSRYLSQYAVYADDWVTDPRFLVGFCLWLIGMLINIHSDHILRNLRKPGETGYKIPRGGLFEYVTAANYFGEVVEWCGYSLAGWSLQGGAFALFTFCILFTRAQQHHQWYLEKFEDYPKFRKIIIPFLF; encoded by the exons ATGGAGCCGGTCGAGAAGCTCCAGCTGGACGCGCTCGCCTACCTGCAGTGCGCCCTGGGCCTCCTGGGCTCCGTGGTGCTCAGGCGGGTGGACTCGGCCTACGGGCGCTACGCGTCGCCGGGCCTCGCCTTTCGGGTGCCCGCGCGGGCCGCCTGGGCGCTGCAGGAGCTGCCCTCGCTGGCCGTGCCGCTGTGCGTGTGCGCCGGCACGGCGGCGGAGCGCCTCCGCCGCGCGCCCAACCGCATCCTCCTGGCCATGTTCCTCGTTCACTACGCGCAACG GTCCTTGATTTTCCCATTTCTGATCCGAGGAGGAAAGCCCATGCCCTTGTATACATTTGTATTGGCATTCATGTTCTGTATCTATAATGGCTACTTGCAAAGCAGATACTTGAGCCAGTATGCTGTGTATGCCGACGACTGGGTCACGGATCCGCGATTTCTAGTAG GTTTCTGCTTGTGGTTAATAGGCATGCTGATAAACATCCATTCAGACCATATCCTGAGGAATCTCCGGAAACCAGGGGAGACTGGATATAAGATACCAAGGG GAGGCTTGTTCGAATACGTGACGGCAGCCAACTACTTCGGGGAGGTGGTTGAGTGGTGCGGCTACAGCCTGGCCGGCTGGTCCCTCCAAGGCGGGGCCTTCGCCCTCTTCACCTTCTGCATCTTATTCACCCGGGCCCAGCAGCATCACCA gTGGTACCTTGAAAAATTTGAAGATTATCCAAAGTTCAGAAAAATTATAatcccatttttgttttaa